In the Gemmatimonadota bacterium genome, one interval contains:
- a CDS encoding TlpA disulfide reductase family protein, with the protein RAGTVPRDAGIFVDRGGRVTVVARAEALTAPGADERADFPDFALPSLTGPESIRLADFEGDVLVVNFWASWCGPCRREMPQLDSLAAALAGAGVSVVGLNDDEFPDQAIGFAQSLGGVSYPLARGEGNLRQEFGYRGLPYTVVLDREHRVVRTFYGFGESIDALAAVVEGEAALNR; encoded by the coding sequence AGGGCCGGCACGGTGCCGCGCGACGCGGGGATATTCGTCGATCGCGGTGGCCGCGTCACGGTCGTGGCGCGCGCGGAGGCTCTCACCGCGCCCGGAGCCGACGAGCGCGCGGACTTCCCCGACTTCGCTCTGCCGTCGCTGACCGGACCGGAGTCGATCCGCCTGGCGGACTTCGAGGGCGACGTCCTCGTGGTCAACTTCTGGGCGAGCTGGTGCGGACCGTGCCGCCGCGAGATGCCCCAGCTCGACAGCCTGGCGGCCGCCCTGGCGGGCGCCGGGGTGTCCGTCGTCGGGCTGAACGACGACGAGTTCCCCGACCAGGCGATCGGCTTCGCGCAGAGCCTGGGCGGGGTGAGCTACCCGCTCGCCCGAGGCGAGGGAAACCTGCGCCAGGAGTTCGGCTACCGTGGCCTGCCCTACACCGTCGTGCTGGACCGTGAGCACCGCGTGGTCCGCACCTTCTACGGGTTCGGCGAGTCGATCGACGCGCTGGCGGCGGTGGTGGAGGGGGAAGCGGCGCTCAACCGCTGA